TGATCTCCGCGCTATCGATATCGATATGTATTATCCGGGCGTTCGGGCAGAACTCGGCGACCTTACCCGTAGCGCGATCATCGAACCTGGCACCGAAAGCCAGGAGCAGGTCCGCTTCGCGCATGATATGGTTGGTGTATCTCTGCCCATGCATGCCAAGCATCCCTATGAACATCCCGTCATCGGCCGGGAAACATCCCAGGCCCATTAAGGTGGACGCGGCCGGGATAGAGTTCTTATGGGCAAGCTCCCGTAACGGCCCCTCGGCCCCGGAAAGAGTTATCCCTCCCCCCGCGTACAGAACGGGCCTTTTAGAACTGTTTATCATTTCCGCCGCTCTTTCGATCCCTCCACTGTCAATACGGATGGAGCGGGGTTCCTTACGCGGCCGGTCGAACGACCCTATTTCGATCGTTTCCAGCTGCACGTCCTTGGGGATATCCACAAGAACGGGACCCGGCCGGCCTTCCGCGGCTATACGGAACGCTTCCGGGATCGCGTCCAGAAGTTCTTCCGCCGACCGGATAAGAAAATTATGCTTTGTTATCGGTATGGTCAGCCCGTAAGTATCGACTTCCTGGAACGCGTCCGTCCCTATTAAGGAAGAGGACACCTGTCCCGTAATAGCGACTATGGGGACCGAATCCATTTTAGCGTCCGCTATGGCCGTTAAAAGGTTGGTCGCTCCCGGCCCGCTGGTCGCGAAACAGACCGCGGTCTTACCCGTTGACCTGGCCATTCCGTGCGACATGAAACATGCCCCCTGTTCATGCCTGGCGAGTATATGCCTGATCCCGCTTTTAGCGAGCGCGCTATACAGCGGCAGGTTCGCCCCACCCGGTATACCCGTGATAATGTCTATATCTTCCCTTTCCAGTAGTTTTATCGTTATTTCCGCGCCTGAATATCTCATCACTCCTCCTTAATTAACATAAACAAAAAAGCCCCTGCCAGTATCCTGCCGGCAGGGGCTTATCAACGGTCCAAATCGGACAACCCCCTACGGAGGCAGCAATACGCCACCTACTACTACGGATACGGTTACATTCAATAGGTATATCAGGACCATTCTTCTTCTTTCGCTATCATGTCCACAAATAAAAAAACCCCTTTCGGCTTCCACCGAAAGGGGTTCGAATTCTCGCTCTTATCTCTTGTTACCCTTTATCCGGTGAAAACCTCCAGACGGACCCTACCACGGCTACTTGTACTACAGCAACCAATGTTCCGTTCGCGGTATTGTAAAGTCTCGTTCTTTCCATTTTTCACCGTTATTTAATTCTTACAACTAGTGTAATTATACACCTTCCCCCGTTTTTGTCAACTTTCTCTGGACTAACATATCCCCAGGAACAACACGGGCCGCGTGATTTATCTGGCACCTCTGCGAATTTGATAGTAGAATATACTAAAAACCACAGGACAAAGGAGGCTATCATGCCGGATTTCGGATCACCATTTTCAGGACTGGCAAAGGACAAAAAAATAACGGATGCCGAACTT
This region of Candidatus Omnitrophota bacterium genomic DNA includes:
- a CDS encoding thiamine pyrophosphate-binding protein, yielding MRYSGAEITIKLLEREDIDIITGIPGGANLPLYSALAKSGIRHILARHEQGACFMSHGMARSTGKTAVCFATSGPGATNLLTAIADAKMDSVPIVAITGQVSSSLIGTDAFQEVDTYGLTIPITKHNFLIRSAEELLDAIPEAFRIAAEGRPGPVLVDIPKDVQLETIEIGSFDRPRKEPRSIRIDSGGIERAAEMINSSKRPVLYAGGGITLSGAEGPLRELAHKNSIPAASTLMGLGCFPADDGMFIGMLGMHGQRYTNHIMREADLLLAFGARFDDRATGKVAEFCPNARIIHIDIDSAEINKIKKADIYILGDVRHAIEQLLPLVERNDREAWTRTVSDIREKYPVQERTGRDGLSPETIIRKVASCAGEEAIIATDVGQHQMWVAQYYPFS